In Paenibacillus phoenicis, one genomic interval encodes:
- a CDS encoding FMN-binding protein: MKKLISLTVSATLVLSSLSLTVGTSGFKLTSIDVVSAASESETPTKETTPSKTTTPSKTTTPSKTTTPSKTTTPSKTTTPSKTTTPSKSTTNKTTTKTTTKTTTKTTTKTTTAPVKTTTKTTPAKTSAVKPAESPYVDGVYVAYGNAYSKGTEGAKVTIKDGKIAAIELLRTSPKLIDRDVRNNYSGLWNAYETMKADLLGKTQEQAAKVDVVSGATRSSEGWKLSVDRAFQRALKEKPKGVTYFAGEHMGVDPEGKYMVFATFDATKRTAVKVYPLDASGNAIEEANMTSEQAALVKAIAAELLAKGTGAVGSKGQEAEYKAAVNAYWDAEQNAKVNNDSKYIDGFYSAYGSARDKGVERADVYIRNGKLVDVKLYRLGSNLIDRGDTAYAEVVKANAPMTAKLLANGSYIENFKDDVDAIAGATESSHSWNLAVERAFEKALKVPGKAKYFEGTFAGVDNLSRLLVLADIKADHVSNVKVFLFDDAGKLIASDKLTDEQQTVVAQLTEGLTQKGANMTPIVGQENLSLAARAAFADLLNNASKTQGNYKDGTYTTYGDAYDKGTNRADVTLRNGVIVGLKLYRVGVNMVDRGASAYAEVVRAIPILTRDLLFAGTREQAAQVDVVTGATSSSTALKTAVENAYKKAEISETYKTAYINGIFAGINKDKSVYVMVTVQNNIPFKMEVFYLDENGKIKTEDQLTADEKAVKAEIETPTAEGSLHKYGYRPAAFGETEGVKAVSAQVIEAVKDALENAGR; this comes from the coding sequence TTGAAAAAGCTGATTAGCCTTACAGTAAGCGCGACGTTGGTGTTATCGTCCTTGTCGCTTACGGTTGGGACGTCCGGTTTCAAGCTGACCAGCATTGACGTGGTGTCTGCCGCATCGGAATCGGAAACACCAACCAAAGAAACAACACCTAGCAAAACCACAACACCAAGTAAGACAACGACACCAAGCAAGACAACGACACCAAGCAAGACGACAACTCCAAGCAAGACGACAACACCTAGCAAGACAACTACGCCAAGCAAGTCGACGACGAACAAAACTACTACAAAAACAACCACAAAAACTACGACCAAAACAACTACAAAAACGACAACAGCTCCTGTAAAGACAACAACGAAAACAACTCCGGCAAAAACTTCGGCGGTCAAACCTGCGGAAAGTCCGTATGTTGACGGTGTATATGTGGCCTACGGCAACGCTTATTCCAAAGGGACCGAAGGGGCCAAAGTCACGATCAAGGACGGAAAAATCGCCGCGATTGAGCTGCTCAGAACAAGCCCTAAGCTGATCGACAGAGACGTTCGCAACAACTATAGCGGCCTCTGGAACGCTTACGAAACGATGAAAGCGGACCTGCTTGGCAAAACGCAGGAGCAGGCCGCCAAAGTGGACGTTGTGTCCGGAGCGACCCGTTCCAGCGAGGGCTGGAAGCTGTCCGTTGACCGTGCCTTCCAAAGAGCTTTGAAAGAGAAGCCAAAGGGTGTCACTTATTTTGCCGGCGAGCATATGGGTGTCGATCCGGAAGGCAAATACATGGTGTTTGCGACCTTCGATGCAACGAAGCGTACAGCTGTCAAAGTATATCCGCTTGACGCCAGCGGCAATGCCATCGAAGAAGCAAATATGACCAGCGAGCAAGCGGCATTGGTGAAAGCGATCGCAGCCGAGCTGTTGGCGAAAGGTACCGGCGCCGTTGGTTCTAAAGGCCAGGAGGCTGAGTACAAAGCCGCTGTGAACGCATATTGGGACGCGGAGCAAAATGCCAAGGTAAACAACGATTCGAAATATATTGATGGATTCTACTCCGCCTACGGTTCTGCCCGCGATAAAGGGGTTGAGAGAGCCGACGTCTACATCCGCAACGGCAAGCTGGTTGATGTGAAGCTGTACAGATTGGGTTCCAACCTGATTGACCGCGGCGACACGGCCTATGCCGAAGTGGTCAAAGCAAATGCGCCGATGACGGCCAAACTGCTCGCGAACGGCTCGTACATCGAGAACTTCAAGGATGACGTTGATGCGATTGCCGGCGCCACCGAGAGCAGCCATAGCTGGAACCTCGCTGTAGAACGCGCTTTCGAGAAGGCGCTGAAGGTTCCGGGGAAAGCGAAGTATTTTGAAGGAACGTTTGCCGGTGTCGACAACCTGTCCAGATTGCTGGTTTTGGCTGACATTAAAGCAGACCACGTTTCGAACGTAAAAGTCTTCCTGTTTGATGATGCCGGTAAGCTGATCGCTTCCGACAAGCTGACGGATGAGCAACAAACCGTTGTCGCTCAGTTAACCGAAGGCTTGACTCAAAAAGGCGCGAACATGACGCCGATCGTAGGTCAAGAAAACCTGTCCCTCGCCGCCAGAGCGGCGTTCGCTGACCTGCTGAACAACGCGTCGAAAACGCAAGGCAATTATAAAGACGGCACGTACACGACCTACGGCGACGCTTACGACAAAGGGACGAACCGCGCCGATGTCACGCTGCGCAACGGCGTTATCGTTGGCCTGAAGCTGTATCGCGTCGGTGTGAATATGGTGGACCGCGGCGCTTCGGCTTACGCTGAAGTCGTTAGAGCGATCCCGATCCTGACCCGCGATCTGCTGTTTGCCGGAACGAGAGAGCAAGCGGCTCAAGTGGATGTTGTAACTGGGGCAACCAGCAGCAGCACCGCATTGAAAACGGCCGTCGAAAATGCTTATAAGAAAGCGGAAATCAGCGAGACTTACAAAACGGCTTATATCAACGGGATTTTCGCCGGTATTAACAAGGACAAATCCGTTTACGTGATGGTGACGGTGCAAAACAACATTCCGTTCAAAATGGAAGTCTTCTATTTGGATGAAAACGGCAAAATCAAGACTGAAGACCAATTAACCGCCGACGAGAAAGCCGTCAAGGCGGAAATCGAAACGCCAACTGCCGAAGGTTCCCTGCATAAATACGGGTATCGTCCGGCAGCGTTTGGCGAAACCGAAGGCGTAAAAGCGGTTTCCGCACAAGTCATTGAGGCCGTCAAGGACGCGCTTGAGAACGCCGGAAGATAA